The window AGTTCAGTTAGCACAGAGTTTGGCATTTGAAGGGCTGATGAGATCGTTTCACCAAGCCAAACATCGAGATCCACCCCTGAGATCCTGCAGAAATCATggtaataataacaacaataataaattgTACTTTGTTCTTCTGTGTGCTCTATTAAAGGACCTTGAGTTATCATACCTTTAACTCGCATGGTACatattgctttttgttttttaacaataaAGAATGCGACATTGAAGTGACTGCATGCAAAGCAACTGCACCACAGTGGAAGTAACCAACTCACCTTGCTCTTCTGCTGTTCCTCACTGCTGGGACAAGCCTGAAAACACCGCTTGCTGATGGTCTGTATTTTTTCAGGTCGAATTCATCGAGTGGCACGTTTGACATTAGGATTGAGTCGGCCAGAGCTGAGCACTGAACAGGGGAGAGCTGTGTTTCTGGGTTGTGATCTggtttcatgtactgctgcaCTGTATCGTGTAGGGAACTGTCTTTCAGCTCGATCAGGCAGTGAACAAGGTTCAGACATCTTGCAGGTGAGCAGTCCCCTAATTCTATTTCTCTCAGACTTGTCTTAATTTCCTCAACAACTGCAGAGTGTTCCTCTGTCTGCTGAATCAGGCCTTGGAGCAGTTCTTGTGTTGATTTTAGAGACAGGCCGATAAGGAACCTGAGGAACATGTCCAGTTCTCCTGTCTTTCTCAGAGTTGAATTAGCTATTGATATTTCCATCAGCTCATGCAAAGGTAAATCAACTGGATCTGCATCCAAGATAGACTTGAGTTCTTCCACAGACCCTATGAGCAGGAAATCCTTGAGGCTTGGAGAGTCTATTTTTTTACTTGCAAAGCTGTGGTACACAAAGAGAGCCGCAAAGTACTCCTGAACTGTCAGATGCACAAAGCAGTAGAGTTTCCTTGTGCTGAATACATTCTCCTCTCTGAATATCTCTGTGCACAACCCACAGTGAACTCCAGCTCTGCGTATGTCAATGCCATACTTTTTCAGATCGTTGCCAGTAAATATGATTTTGCTCTCTTTCAAATGCTCAAATGCCATCCTGCCTAGTTTCAAGAAGAATTCTTCATTTGACCTGAAGATCTCCTCCGTATTCGACTCGTTCTGGCTGTGATACTTTTCAGTTGCTACCTGCATTTGAATGCAAAGGAAGTGTGCGTACATCTCAGTAAGAGTTGTGGGTATCTTTATGTATTCATCGTGACTGTTGTCCCTTTTTAGCAGCAAATACACAAGAACTTTTGCCGCAATCCAACAGAAGATAGGtatgtggcacatgatgtatAAGCTTCGGGACATCGTGATGATGTTAATAACTCTTTCAGCAACAGTCTTGTCCTCGACTCTCCTCCTGAAGTACTGTATTTTCTGTGGATCATTGAATCCTCTAACCTCAGTCCACTGGTACACATACTGGCGAGGAATGCGCTGGACTGCTCCTGGTCTAGAGGTTATCCAGACAAAAGCGGAGGGAAGAAGGTGTTCCCGGATGAGGTTGGTCACCAGAGTGTCCACTGACGATTCCTTCGTGGCCTCGGTCAATCTCTCGGTCGTTGTGAAGTCCAGTTTAAGCTGGCTTTCATCAAGCCCATCAAAAATGAACAGAACTTTGTGATTAGCAAATATTCTCGCAACTGTTACGTTTTTAAGTTCTGGGTGGAAGTCTTTCACGAGCGTCTCAAGGCTAAACTTGTCTATGACCAGATTCAGCTCCCTGAATGGTAGCACAAAGATGAAGTCAAAGTCCTGATTGGTTTTTCCGTCTGCCCAGTCCAGGATGAACTTCTTCACGGAGACCGTTTTCCCGATGCCAGCAATCCCCTTTGTCATGACAGTTCTGATAGCTCTAGCTTCTCCTCTGTCTTGCCCAGATGAGCCGTTATCTCCTAGTGTGCTTTTAAAGATGTCATTGCAGTTGATTTTAGATCCCTCGGCTGTTTGACTCCTTGCCTTATCTCCGATCTCCCAGATCTCATGTTCTTCATTGACGTGCTCACTCTCTCCCTGTATAATGTGAAGCTCTGTGTAAATTTTGTCCAGTGATTTTACATGCTTATGATCTTTTTCAGTGCCTTCGAACTCATAGCTAAACTTGTCCCTCAGATAGGCTTTGTGCTTTTTGATGGCTTCTTTGATGACATCTTCTgtggtaataaaaaaaaggcaaaaaaaaaaaaatcaaagccgTTTCTTGAGTGCCACAGCAACATTTTGAACTGTATAGTGCATTTGATCTTGATAATGCATACAACCAAGCTATGCCATGAAATAGAGTGGAGTCAGTGTTTTAATGGCTGAACAGTATCTGAAACGTTTGCTTCATTACCACACTGACCATTAGAAGTATTATATTATCAGCATGTTTTAGACAAAGACCTCAACAGGGGTCGACTCCTCAAGAAGACCTCACTTACTTTTACAAATGTCTGGATGAATTTCCTGGAGGATTGTGTAGAAGGCAGACTTGGCCTTCACAGATGTGAGGGCTCTGTAGAGCTCCCTCATCTGCTCCTGGCTGGTCCTGGCAGCCTTGATGTTGGCGTACATCTCGTTATGGATTATCCTCAACTGGAACATCTCATCCGCTATGTTGATCACTGAAGTGACGCTCTGAATGAGCTTCGCCCTGTTGTTGTCCACCCACTCAGCTTCTTTAAGAAAGATAATAAACACATGATGACATGAGGCAGAAGGAACGGCCTCTAATGGACATACTTTTCTTGAGATTGGCATGTCGTGTGTGCGTTTGCTCCTCAGATTATTAActcacctctctcctctgtgatggctgcagcagcatcgtGTGCTTCAGAGAGGCAAGGACTGATAAATGAGAATAACAGCTATGATTTACAGATCGAACAGTTTGGTCACACTGTTTTAGTGTCAATGCAGAAATGATGTAAGTTCACCTTGTGATGTTAAGCTCAACCACAGTGTCACTGCATCCCAGTTTTACAGAGGCagtatcttcttcttcttcttcttcttcttcttcttcttcttcttcttcttcttcttcttcttcttcttcttgtcttctgAAAGTcccctcttctgttttctccttcacaGTTCCCCCTTCCTCCTGCAAAGTTGGCCTTCCTTGAAGGGGAGGAGACCTCTCTCCACTTCCCACTGTGCTGGAAACCTCATCTGTCTTTTGGACAGGTTTGTAATATTCCTCGTCTTTTAATTTATCCCTCCTGAGTGTCGAGCATTGGCTCCCCATGGTGTTATTTCCTCAGTGTTAGCTCTGCATGTCTGTCGTTTGGAAAGTATTTAAATGTAAACATGTCCCACAACAAATATCCTGTCCTTAGACCAGCCAGACTTTCTTTTTTGGCCTGCATCTATcttgcattttacatttatctcATTATTTAAATACTGAATACATGCTGTGTCATTAATGTGATGCAGTAGTCTTGTTACAGTTATGTGTTTAAACATCtattctcactcacacacacacacacaaacacacacaggtacagatAAATTCAAATGTGTTCGTTTACCTTCAGTGGtaagctgcagcaggaaaggCAGTGTTGCATTCCCATGCCTGTGGGTGTATCAACTTGTGAACGATACGGAGAAACACTCATTTTATGATACACCGGAAGAGAGCATTTGGTGGGCGGACCCGGctcagtgtttatgtgtttatgtgtgtgtgtgtgtgtagcggacagtgaagaaaaaaagagagagaaaaatgtagCAGTTCCCCATTGCTTCTAGAAACTTTTTGTGGTTCAGATGAGTCTTACTTAAACAGAGTGTGGTGTACGGTCTA of the Chaetodon auriga isolate fChaAug3 chromosome 16, fChaAug3.hap1, whole genome shotgun sequence genome contains:
- the LOC143333878 gene encoding NACHT, LRR and PYD domains-containing protein 3-like — its product is MGSQCSTLRRDKLKDEEYYKPVQKTDEVSSTVGSGERSPPLQGRPTLQEEGGTVKEKTEEGTFRTHDAAAAITEEREAEWVDNNRAKLIQSVTSVINIADEMFQLRIIHNEMYANIKAARTSQEQMRELYRALTSVKAKSAFYTILQEIHPDICKKDVIKEAIKKHKAYLRDKFSYEFEGTEKDHKHVKSLDKIYTELHIIQGESEHVNEEHEIWEIGDKARSQTAEGSKINCNDIFKSTLGDNGSSGQDRGEARAIRTVMTKGIAGIGKTVSVKKFILDWADGKTNQDFDFIFVLPFRELNLVIDKFSLETLVKDFHPELKNVTVARIFANHKVLFIFDGLDESQLKLDFTTTERLTEATKESSVDTLVTNLIREHLLPSAFVWITSRPGAVQRIPRQYVYQWTEVRGFNDPQKIQYFRRRVEDKTVAERVINIITMSRSLYIMCHIPIFCWIAAKVLVYLLLKRDNSHDEYIKIPTTLTEMYAHFLCIQMQVATEKYHSQNESNTEEIFRSNEEFFLKLGRMAFEHLKESKIIFTGNDLKKYGIDIRRAGVHCGLCTEIFREENVFSTRKLYCFVHLTVQEYFAALFVYHSFASKKIDSPSLKDFLLIGSVEELKSILDADPVDLPLHELMEISIANSTLRKTGELDMFLRFLIGLSLKSTQELLQGLIQQTEEHSAVVEEIKTSLREIELGDCSPARCLNLVHCLIELKDSSLHDTVQQYMKPDHNPETQLSPVQCSALADSILMSNVPLDEFDLKKYRPSASGVFRLVPAVRNSRRARISGVDLDVWLGETISSALQMPNSVLTELHLTNSTFYEKGTKILMDGLINCQCKLEALSLSGKGLSQEQHEKLASAIKAVTSNLRELELSGSILGRSLCSVLSSGLGSLEKLRLNRNPCIAEICKQLVADLTSNPCSLRELELSYTSFKDSEMEILCTGLMSTSCHLAVLSLSHNRLTEKGCKTLASALSLRPSYLKELDLSYNDLQDSGVMALCSALQSPHCALETLRLSFCKVTGDGCAALPSALRSDHCSLRELDLSFNHLADHGVKMLTDIQTDSHCSLEKLNVDQNEECWFDLKLLRQYACDLTLDPHTAGVDIVLTEDNKKAMYVPEKQSYPDNPERFDCRQVLCEEGLTGRHYWEVECVWSDVGMAYKSIDRVGNNSVDFSLGRNEKSWCWCHEGRFYHNNSCLEFMDDTRRSMIGVYLDWPAGILSFFEVFPDTLTHLYTVRTTFTEPLHPGFSLDDGSVYICKIK